A single region of the Brachypodium distachyon strain Bd21 chromosome 3, Brachypodium_distachyon_v3.0, whole genome shotgun sequence genome encodes:
- the LOC112272054 gene encoding uncharacterized protein LOC112272054, translated as MTGYVQSLDRLGFPISDEFATDIVLNSLPSAYAPFISNYHMHGMDKKLTELHGMLKTAEADLKKGTSQVLMVQNKAKFKKGSWTKKKKAKSGGKTQDSVPSAASGTKPSPAAGSTCFYCKTDGHWKRNCSKFLADKAKSGSGTSNSGAGKN; from the exons ATGACTGGTTACGTGCAGTCTTTGGATAGGCTGGGTTTTCCCATAAGCGATGAGTTCGCTACAGATATAGTTCTGAACTCTCTTCCTAGTGCATATGCTCCGTTCATCTCGAActatcacatgcatggtatggataagaagctcactgaactacatgggatgctcaagacagcagaggctgacctcaagaaaggcaccagtcaagtgttgatggtgcagaataaggctaagttcaagaagggttcttggactaagaagaagaaggctaagtCAGGAGGCAAAACTCAGGACTCTGTCCCGAGCGCTGCCTCAGGGACTAAGCCGTCTCCTGCAGCTGGATCCACTTGCTTCTATTGCAAGACGGATGGGcactggaagaggaactgcagcaagtttttggctgacaaagccaagagtggaagtgggacTTCTAACTCAG GGGCTGGTAAGAACTAG